The following coding sequences are from one Virgibacillus necropolis window:
- a CDS encoding GntT/GntP/DsdX family permease: MFEAPTIWGIVPLLIFIFFAFRGWNPVAALLLAVIVGAVMSGEGLIGISSSIKDGLGSFLAYVGLMILSGAGLGKIIERTGAAQNLVKFIMIKLKVNSPTKAIFGTMLCSMLITGMLGTLAGANAVIAPVIIPIVAAVGVSSSVVAVIFQGAGTTGLFLGPFTPPMVTITELTGLSYKQVLFSASIPLTIIVWITTFIYCKVILKKSLKTNPYTEGDIVLIESDSEDGSISKRDKKIKAQSTFAFIATLLGLIIYGVIIEGGSTFAIGIILTTAVVTGLVGRLSPNEIASTFFEGAKPLIWLFFQFVLFSPFIYYIEKLGGFEAIANYLLPLVENGGNEMFLSLATILGVVGIPGASVAQMTVLQEMFADTITTLGIPMTVWVLALLVGSQMTEYLYPVGDTLGAMGIARSKDLKNMVTFGVVVTIAAVIMAVIMFMFV; encoded by the coding sequence ATGTTTGAGGCACCTACAATATGGGGAATAGTACCGCTTTTAATATTTATCTTCTTTGCTTTTAGAGGTTGGAATCCAGTTGCCGCTTTATTATTAGCAGTAATAGTAGGAGCGGTAATGAGTGGCGAAGGGCTAATTGGGATATCAAGTTCCATAAAAGATGGATTGGGTTCTTTTTTAGCTTATGTTGGTTTAATGATTTTATCTGGAGCAGGATTAGGGAAAATTATAGAAAGGACGGGAGCTGCCCAAAACTTAGTAAAGTTTATTATGATAAAGTTAAAAGTTAATTCTCCTACAAAGGCTATTTTTGGCACAATGCTTTGTTCAATGCTGATTACTGGAATGCTAGGAACACTAGCGGGCGCCAACGCGGTTATAGCCCCTGTTATTATACCAATAGTTGCAGCTGTAGGCGTATCATCAAGTGTTGTAGCTGTCATTTTTCAAGGTGCAGGAACAACTGGACTCTTCTTAGGTCCTTTTACACCTCCAATGGTAACAATAACAGAATTAACTGGACTGTCTTATAAACAAGTTTTATTTTCAGCTAGTATACCTTTAACTATTATTGTATGGATAACTACATTTATTTATTGTAAAGTAATATTGAAAAAATCTTTAAAAACTAATCCGTATACTGAAGGGGATATTGTATTAATAGAATCTGATAGTGAAGATGGTTCAATTTCTAAAAGAGATAAAAAAATTAAAGCGCAGTCAACTTTCGCTTTTATTGCTACATTATTAGGTTTAATAATTTATGGAGTCATAATAGAGGGTGGATCAACTTTTGCCATAGGCATAATATTAACAACCGCTGTCGTTACGGGATTAGTTGGTAGACTCTCGCCAAACGAAATAGCTAGTACTTTTTTTGAAGGTGCCAAACCATTAATATGGCTATTTTTCCAATTTGTTTTATTTTCTCCTTTTATTTATTACATCGAAAAATTAGGAGGATTTGAAGCAATAGCTAATTACTTGTTGCCTTTAGTTGAAAATGGTGGAAACGAAATGTTTTTGAGTTTAGCAACGATCTTAGGAGTTGTTGGTATACCAGGAGCATCTGTTGCTCAAATGACTGTTTTACAGGAAATGTTTGCTGATACAATCACAACCTTAGGGATACCAATGACAGTATGGGTTTTAGCTCTTCTAGTTGGATCGCAAATGACTGAATATTTATATCCAGTAGGAGACACATTAGGGGCAATGGGTATTGCACGCTCAAAAGATCTAAAGAATATGGTTACTTTTGGGGTAGTTGTTACAATAGCTGCGGTAATAATGGCAGTTATAATGTTTATGTTTGTATAA
- a CDS encoding M20 family metallo-hydrolase: MEINLDRIIEQFNLMSNVGIDSNGGITRLALSQEDKEARDLLVSWMKNVGLSIRVDDVGNIYGRREGSVSDAKPIVLGSHLDSIEDSGQFDGVMGILAALEVVRVLNDYSIKTKRPIEIVNFTNEEGIRFKNLMTGSGVLSQDYDIESVYNEKDAHGKTFLDELKAINYLGKKEHRLLEAKAFVELHIEQGPILDSEKISIGAVEGTLGANWLQVKVVGEESNSGPTPMYVRKDPLISTAKLILEINKLVKEIGERAIITIGDVKVKPGNINTVPGEVTFLVDVRGENEKENNLGVELVIEKLKTIAKEYEVQIEFKTLRSAEPAVFSPEIVDTIFSAADKLGYSVKRMVSGAGHNSSFMNNICPTAMIFVPSVDGKSHNPKELTRWTDIEKGANTLLYTTLNLMT; encoded by the coding sequence TTGGAGATTAATTTAGACAGGATAATTGAACAGTTCAATCTGATGTCAAATGTTGGGATTGATTCCAATGGAGGTATAACACGATTAGCCCTATCACAAGAAGATAAAGAGGCTAGGGATTTACTAGTTTCCTGGATGAAAAATGTTGGCTTATCGATACGAGTAGATGATGTTGGTAATATTTATGGTAGAAGGGAGGGAAGTGTTTCAGATGCTAAACCAATAGTTTTAGGCTCACACTTAGATTCGATAGAGGACTCCGGACAATTTGACGGGGTAATGGGTATTTTAGCCGCTTTAGAGGTTGTGAGAGTCCTAAATGACTATTCTATTAAAACAAAAAGACCAATTGAAATTGTTAACTTTACAAATGAAGAAGGAATTCGCTTTAAAAACCTGATGACTGGAAGTGGTGTTCTATCACAAGATTATGATATTGAAAGTGTATACAATGAGAAGGATGCACATGGAAAAACCTTTTTGGATGAGTTAAAAGCAATAAACTATTTAGGAAAGAAAGAGCATCGCTTACTGGAAGCTAAAGCGTTTGTAGAATTGCATATTGAACAAGGACCTATACTTGATTCTGAAAAAATATCCATAGGAGCTGTTGAAGGTACCTTAGGAGCGAATTGGTTACAGGTTAAAGTGGTAGGAGAAGAAAGTAATTCAGGGCCTACACCAATGTATGTAAGAAAAGATCCTCTTATTTCAACTGCTAAGTTGATTTTAGAAATAAATAAACTAGTTAAAGAAATTGGAGAAAGAGCGATTATAACGATTGGGGACGTTAAAGTTAAACCGGGGAATATTAATACTGTTCCAGGGGAGGTAACATTCTTAGTTGATGTTCGAGGAGAAAATGAAAAGGAAAACAACTTAGGTGTAGAATTGGTAATTGAAAAGTTAAAAACAATTGCTAAAGAATATGAAGTACAAATTGAATTCAAAACTTTGCGTTCAGCGGAACCGGCTGTCTTTTCTCCCGAAATTGTAGACACTATATTTAGTGCAGCTGACAAGTTAGGGTATTCTGTCAAAAGAATGGTAAGTGGAGCAGGTCATAACTCTTCTTTTATGAACAACATTTGCCCTACAGCAATGATTTTTGTACCTAGTGTGGATGGGAAAAGTCATAATCCTAAAGAACTAACAAGATGGACAGATATAGAAAAGGGGGCAAATACATTACTATATACTACGTTGAATTTAATGACGTAA
- the gabR gene encoding MocR-like transcriptional regulator GabR gives MIKFYIDKVNNSKPIYKQIYEKLKGFISEHTINAGDKLPSKRQMASDLMVSINSVATAYEQLLAEGYIYTIERRGYFVEDIGNFINKYPLNKYQLPEHLRETSNHKEGWLSLSHITTDCSMFPFHEWTKSQQKAINVFRDELSQITHPQGPLAVRKTISHMIALTRGVICEPEQIVIGTGTQPLIHHLMGVQPSNTKIAVENPGYSRIFQLLKSLKFEISPIALDKEGIDFKEVKVSNPNFLFVTPSHQFPTGIIMPISRRVELLNWAAMRGNRYIIEDDYDSEFKYGTDNIPSLQSLDQNHSVIYVGSFSKTLLPSFRISYMVLPPSLLELYRYYFSDWQGSNSLHLYTLHYFIQNGEYAKHIKRMNQHYNKKRKHLIKELRSRFQDKVHIKDVPAGLHFSAEFNTDKSYEEIDVNAQQEKLEIFTIKRFLLGNEVSNRKNIKLVIGFASIKQEDIVEAVERLYHVIC, from the coding sequence ATGATTAAGTTTTATATAGATAAGGTTAATAATTCCAAACCTATTTATAAGCAGATTTACGAAAAATTAAAAGGATTCATATCGGAACATACTATCAATGCTGGTGATAAACTACCTTCAAAAAGGCAAATGGCTAGTGATTTAATGGTGAGCATTAATTCGGTTGCTACTGCTTATGAACAATTGCTTGCAGAAGGATACATTTATACAATTGAACGGAGAGGGTATTTCGTCGAAGATATAGGGAACTTTATTAACAAATATCCCCTAAATAAGTATCAATTACCAGAGCATTTAAGAGAAACTTCCAACCATAAAGAAGGATGGTTGTCCTTATCTCATATCACAACAGACTGTTCTATGTTTCCATTTCATGAGTGGACGAAAAGCCAACAAAAAGCAATAAACGTATTTAGGGATGAGCTTTCTCAAATCACTCATCCTCAGGGACCTTTAGCCGTAAGAAAGACGATTTCTCATATGATCGCTTTGACTCGTGGCGTTATCTGTGAACCCGAGCAAATCGTTATCGGTACAGGAACCCAACCGCTAATTCATCATTTGATGGGTGTGCAACCATCAAATACAAAAATAGCTGTAGAGAACCCAGGATATTCCCGTATTTTTCAATTATTAAAAAGCCTAAAGTTCGAAATATCACCTATTGCATTAGACAAGGAAGGAATAGATTTCAAAGAAGTAAAAGTATCGAATCCAAATTTTTTATTTGTTACACCCTCTCACCAGTTTCCAACTGGAATTATTATGCCGATATCCAGAAGAGTTGAGTTATTAAATTGGGCTGCGATGCGTGGTAATCGGTATATTATAGAAGATGATTATGATAGTGAGTTTAAATATGGGACAGATAATATTCCTTCCTTACAAAGCCTTGATCAAAACCACAGCGTCATCTATGTTGGTTCTTTTTCCAAAACACTTTTACCCAGTTTTCGAATCAGCTATATGGTATTGCCGCCTAGCTTGCTGGAATTGTATCGATACTACTTTTCAGATTGGCAAGGGAGTAATTCGCTTCATTTATATACGTTACACTATTTTATACAAAATGGTGAATATGCCAAGCACATTAAAAGAATGAATCAACATTATAACAAGAAACGAAAACACTTAATAAAAGAGCTGCGATCAAGATTTCAGGATAAGGTACACATTAAAGATGTACCAGCTGGTCTTCACTTTTCTGCAGAATTCAATACAGACAAAAGCTATGAAGAAATCGATGTAAACGCACAACAAGAAAAACTCGAGATCTTTACAATAAAACGATTCTTACTGGGAAATGAGGTTAGCAATAGAAAGAACATCAAACTGGTCATTGGCTTTGCGAGTATTAAACAAGAAGACATAGTTGAGGCGGTGGAACGGTTATATCATGTTATTTGCTGA
- a CDS encoding NAD-dependent succinate-semialdehyde dehydrogenase: MTEALQVKNPATGELVEEVRINTEEEILEALKKGNAAFKKWSKMNAHERSRLLKKWADRIQKEKEEIAKIMTLESGKPINESLGEVDYATSYIDWYAEEAKRIYGRTIPANSESKRIVVTRQPVGLVAAITPWNFPAAMMTRKAAPALAAGCTFIVKPAEETPLTTIKLIELAHEVGIPEDAIQCVIGYGSEVGKIFTESEYVRKITFTGSTPVGKHLIKNSADTVKHVSMELGGHAPLIIAEDADIDFVVTQTIASKFRNAGQTCICANRVLVHENIADEFSSKLTKEVLKLKVGNGLEKRTQVGPVINVKGFDKVMSQIHDAKEKGAEVLCGNQFDADREAGYFFIHPTVLKNVSENMKIMQEETFGPVVPITTFKDIKEAVQIANGTPYGLAAYFFTNDYRTGTFLHENLDFGIVGWNDGAPSTAQAPFGGMKESGLGREGGIEGIEPYLETKYLSVGGI, translated from the coding sequence ATGACAGAAGCATTACAAGTAAAAAATCCTGCTACAGGGGAACTTGTTGAAGAAGTAAGGATAAATACCGAAGAAGAAATACTTGAGGCATTGAAAAAAGGGAATGCGGCTTTTAAGAAATGGTCCAAAATGAATGCACATGAACGGTCAAGACTGTTAAAAAAATGGGCAGATCGAATTCAGAAAGAAAAAGAAGAAATCGCCAAAATCATGACGTTGGAAAGTGGGAAACCAATTAATGAATCCTTAGGAGAAGTGGATTATGCCACCAGTTATATTGACTGGTATGCGGAAGAGGCAAAACGAATTTATGGTCGGACAATTCCAGCTAATTCGGAGTCTAAACGAATTGTTGTAACTCGTCAACCGGTTGGACTCGTTGCAGCTATTACGCCGTGGAATTTCCCTGCAGCCATGATGACGAGAAAAGCTGCACCTGCGCTAGCTGCAGGGTGTACGTTCATTGTCAAACCAGCGGAGGAAACACCCTTAACAACGATAAAGCTGATTGAATTGGCACATGAAGTTGGTATACCGGAAGATGCTATTCAATGTGTGATTGGTTATGGCAGTGAGGTCGGAAAGATTTTCACCGAGAGTGAATATGTACGGAAAATAACATTTACCGGGTCAACGCCAGTTGGGAAGCACCTTATTAAAAATAGTGCTGATACGGTAAAACATGTCTCGATGGAATTGGGTGGGCATGCACCGCTGATTATCGCAGAAGACGCCGATATCGATTTTGTTGTCACACAAACAATTGCTTCAAAGTTTAGAAATGCTGGTCAAACTTGTATTTGTGCAAACCGTGTACTTGTGCATGAAAATATAGCTGATGAATTTTCCAGCAAATTAACTAAAGAAGTTCTTAAATTAAAAGTTGGGAATGGATTAGAAAAACGGACGCAGGTTGGACCTGTAATTAATGTGAAAGGCTTTGACAAGGTTATGTCGCAAATTCATGATGCGAAGGAAAAGGGGGCAGAGGTATTATGCGGAAATCAATTTGACGCTGACAGAGAAGCTGGTTATTTCTTTATCCATCCAACTGTACTCAAAAATGTAAGCGAAAACATGAAAATAATGCAAGAAGAAACATTCGGGCCAGTCGTTCCGATAACAACCTTTAAGGATATTAAAGAAGCAGTGCAAATTGCCAATGGTACACCATATGGTTTAGCTGCCTATTTCTTTACCAATGATTATCGAACAGGAACATTTCTGCATGAAAACTTAGACTTTGGTATTGTCGGCTGGAACGATGGTGCCCCATCTACCGCACAGGCTCCATTTGGTGGTATGAAAGAAAGCGGACTAGGGCGTGAAGGCGGAATAGAAGGAATAGAGCCTTATTTAGAAACGAAGTATTTGTCGGTGGGTGGTATATAG
- a CDS encoding GNAT family N-acetyltransferase — MMENLVIRSLKTMKELRQMQVVEKAVWHMSPTPVHQTYTALNNGGIILGAFDGDKLIGFLYSFAGFDGRNTYLCSHMLGILPEYRTGGLGVKMKWKQAELARKMGYEMITWTFDPLESVNAYLNLHKLGARGAIYKENHYGSMDDELNQGLATDRIQIKWDIGKRETHHGIPFNEAKVLLDITAEGYPVVTDMFHSIIGEANDTWFIAIPAKFQAIKQNDFQLAEKWRSETRKVFQTLFSKGYQARDVIRDHTNQLSYYAFTK, encoded by the coding sequence ATGATGGAGAATCTAGTAATTCGTTCGCTGAAAACGATGAAAGAATTACGTCAAATGCAGGTAGTTGAAAAGGCTGTTTGGCACATGTCACCAACACCAGTACATCAGACATATACAGCATTAAATAATGGGGGAATTATTTTAGGTGCATTTGATGGTGATAAATTGATTGGGTTCTTATACAGTTTTGCCGGTTTTGATGGACGAAATACTTATTTATGTTCACATATGCTCGGGATTTTGCCGGAATATCGAACGGGTGGACTTGGTGTGAAGATGAAATGGAAACAAGCGGAACTGGCCAGGAAAATGGGATATGAAATGATTACTTGGACATTTGATCCACTTGAAAGTGTGAATGCCTATCTGAATTTGCACAAACTTGGTGCAAGGGGAGCTATTTATAAAGAAAATCACTATGGTTCGATGGACGATGAACTGAATCAGGGATTGGCAACAGACCGAATCCAAATTAAATGGGATATTGGTAAAAGAGAAACACACCATGGCATACCATTTAATGAAGCAAAAGTATTGCTTGATATTACTGCCGAGGGATATCCGGTGGTTACAGATATGTTCCATTCTATAATAGGTGAAGCAAATGATACTTGGTTCATTGCTATACCTGCTAAATTTCAGGCTATAAAACAAAACGATTTTCAACTTGCTGAAAAATGGCGCTCAGAAACAAGGAAAGTATTTCAAACACTTTTCAGTAAGGGGTATCAGGCAAGGGATGTTATTCGTGATCATACGAATCAATTAAGCTATTATGCTTTTACCAAATAA
- the menC gene encoding o-succinylbenzoate synthase — translation MTIPMKQIKLRKLKMRLKDPFTTSFGTMQDKEFYITEAIDADGNRGFGESVAFTSPWYSEETVQTNLHVMEDFLIKILQENEINHPNEVSELFTPIKRNNMAKAALEGAVWDLYAKRKGIPLAEALGGEKQEIDVGISIGIQPTVNDLLTTVEHYVQAGYKRIKIKIKPGWDVDVLREVRAQFPHTPIMADANSAYTLKDIKHLQKLDDLNLTMIEQPLAHDDIVDHAELQAVMKTPICLDESIHSLEDTRKAIQLGSCKIINIKIGRVGGLTEAKRIHDYCQEHGIAVWCGGMLEAGVGRAHNIALTTLTQFNLPGDTAGSSRYWEKDIINPEVIVENGVIKVPNKSGIGYDIDEDALEEFTIEKKVFNF, via the coding sequence ATGACAATCCCAATGAAACAAATAAAATTGCGTAAGTTAAAAATGCGATTGAAGGATCCATTTACGACAAGCTTTGGTACGATGCAAGATAAGGAATTCTATATAACGGAAGCGATTGATGCTGATGGAAATCGCGGATTTGGTGAATCAGTTGCATTTACAAGTCCGTGGTATAGCGAAGAAACAGTACAAACCAACTTACATGTTATGGAAGATTTTTTAATTAAAATTTTACAAGAAAATGAAATTAATCATCCAAATGAGGTGTCAGAACTTTTCACGCCGATTAAACGGAATAATATGGCGAAAGCGGCATTAGAAGGTGCTGTTTGGGATCTGTATGCGAAACGAAAAGGTATTCCTTTGGCAGAAGCGCTTGGTGGGGAAAAACAAGAAATTGATGTTGGAATCAGTATCGGAATTCAGCCAACGGTAAATGACTTATTAACTACAGTTGAACACTATGTTCAAGCGGGTTATAAACGTATTAAAATTAAAATTAAGCCCGGCTGGGATGTTGATGTATTACGCGAAGTTCGTGCTCAGTTTCCCCATACACCCATCATGGCCGATGCTAATTCAGCGTACACATTAAAGGATATAAAGCATCTGCAAAAATTGGATGATCTGAACCTGACCATGATTGAACAGCCTTTGGCACACGATGATATTGTTGACCATGCTGAGCTTCAAGCAGTTATGAAAACACCAATATGTTTAGATGAAAGTATTCACTCACTTGAAGATACTCGAAAAGCGATTCAATTAGGAAGCTGTAAAATTATCAATATAAAAATTGGGCGGGTTGGCGGACTTACCGAGGCAAAGCGTATTCATGATTACTGTCAGGAACACGGTATTGCAGTTTGGTGTGGTGGCATGCTTGAAGCAGGAGTCGGACGTGCGCACAATATTGCTTTAACAACACTAACTCAGTTTAATTTACCTGGTGACACTGCAGGCTCATCCCGCTACTGGGAAAAGGATATTATTAATCCTGAAGTAATAGTGGAAAATGGTGTGATTAAAGTTCCGAATAAATCGGGAATCGGCTATGACATCGATGAGGATGCATTAGAGGAATTTACTATCGAGAAAAAGGTATTTAATTTTTAA
- a CDS encoding M20 family metallo-hydrolase, with the protein MGKSLSVNLSRLKSTFEMSNKIGGTKNGGIHRLTFTEEDKQMRDIFVQWMKDSGLKVRVDDFGNIYGKREGKNKNADSVMIGSHLDSMPMAGRYDGILGVLASLEVVRTLNDHNIETERSIEIVNFTNEEGERFKPNMLGSGGITGKHDKEFIYNVKDYEGITFLEGLKEIDYLGSKNNRASHVAYFIELHIEQGPFLEANKKVIGVVDGVKGSSRFKLSIKGVSSHGAFPNDFRNDALIAASEIALVIDNQPDIFQDNLTTSIGVFEVYPSVQSQTSENVEMTFDVRHLNGNIKRKAINNIKQSIEEIANKKGVEVKLEQTWDANGQNFSKKVIEMVKDGAESYQYPYQYITSSPLHDASYIADIAETGMIFVPCEKGLSHREEEYVSFEDIEKGVNVLLYATQKLANL; encoded by the coding sequence ATGGGGAAATCGTTATCTGTAAATTTATCAAGATTAAAATCTACATTTGAAATGAGTAATAAAATTGGAGGAACCAAAAACGGAGGAATACATCGATTAACTTTCACTGAAGAAGATAAACAAATGAGAGATATTTTCGTTCAATGGATGAAGGATTCGGGGCTAAAAGTGCGTGTTGATGATTTTGGAAACATTTACGGCAAAAGAGAAGGAAAAAATAAAAATGCTGATTCTGTAATGATTGGATCACACTTAGACTCTATGCCTATGGCTGGGCGTTATGATGGTATATTAGGAGTATTAGCATCTCTTGAAGTAGTGCGTACCTTAAATGACCATAATATTGAGACAGAGCGATCAATTGAAATTGTTAACTTTACAAATGAAGAAGGAGAAAGATTTAAGCCGAATATGCTCGGATCTGGAGGGATTACCGGAAAACATGACAAAGAATTTATATACAATGTTAAAGATTATGAAGGAATTACTTTCTTAGAAGGTCTAAAAGAAATTGATTATTTAGGTAGTAAAAATAATAGAGCATCACATGTTGCATATTTTATTGAATTGCATATTGAACAAGGGCCATTTTTAGAAGCTAATAAAAAAGTCATTGGTGTAGTTGATGGTGTAAAAGGATCGTCTAGATTTAAGCTATCAATAAAAGGGGTTTCTAGTCATGGAGCTTTTCCAAACGACTTTAGAAACGATGCATTAATTGCTGCGTCTGAAATTGCTTTAGTAATTGATAACCAACCGGATATTTTTCAAGATAATTTGACTACATCGATTGGTGTTTTTGAAGTTTATCCTTCTGTACAAAGCCAAACTTCGGAAAACGTTGAAATGACATTTGATGTTCGCCATTTAAATGGAAATATTAAGAGAAAAGCAATAAATAACATTAAACAATCTATTGAAGAAATAGCAAACAAAAAAGGTGTTGAAGTAAAATTAGAACAAACATGGGATGCTAATGGACAGAATTTCTCTAAAAAAGTTATTGAAATGGTTAAAGATGGTGCAGAATCCTACCAATATCCTTATCAATATATTACTAGCTCTCCTCTTCATGATGCATCTTATATTGCTGATATTGCTGAAACTGGTATGATTTTTGTTCCATGTGAAAAAGGATTAAGTCATCGTGAGGAAGAATACGTATCTTTTGAAGATATAGAAAAAGGCGTTAATGTATTATTGTACGCAACCCAAAAATTAGCTAATTTATAA
- a CDS encoding MurR/RpiR family transcriptional regulator, with the protein MERIYQKLYEKQATFSKSLQKVSSCLLNDPKLFIIYSATDAGKEMGVSETTVIRFCQQLGYKGYSDLQEEIRNNLLQKSSLSDYLEDKSVDTTKDQPIKSLMVNDMDNIEKTMKQLSEELLETAVSKIAIADRVLISGVRSSHALASWLAFSLDLIVGNTRLYQPNVDDILLRISELTEKSVFVAFSFHRYAIDTINIAKLAKEQGAFVIAITDSPISPITVYSSLILPVQLNVKSTLDVAPAVLSLTNSIVSTISLGNSDKFQKRAELFDSIKGHDFFA; encoded by the coding sequence ATGGAGCGCATTTATCAGAAACTTTACGAAAAACAGGCAACATTTTCAAAGAGTTTACAGAAGGTTTCTTCATGCCTTTTAAATGATCCGAAACTATTTATTATATATTCTGCGACAGACGCGGGCAAAGAAATGGGTGTTAGTGAGACGACAGTAATCCGTTTTTGTCAGCAGCTTGGTTACAAGGGATATAGCGATCTGCAGGAGGAAATTCGGAATAATCTTCTGCAAAAAAGCAGTCTATCCGATTATCTTGAAGATAAATCAGTCGACACTACAAAGGATCAGCCTATTAAAAGTCTGATGGTAAATGATATGGATAACATTGAAAAGACGATGAAACAATTATCGGAAGAATTGCTTGAGACAGCTGTTTCTAAAATAGCTATTGCTGATCGCGTGCTAATATCGGGCGTTCGCTCTTCACATGCTCTAGCAAGCTGGCTTGCCTTTTCATTGGATCTGATAGTAGGAAATACAAGACTTTATCAGCCGAATGTCGATGATATTTTACTACGAATAAGTGAACTGACTGAAAAAAGTGTATTTGTTGCTTTTTCGTTTCACCGGTATGCTATTGATACAATTAATATTGCGAAACTCGCCAAAGAACAAGGAGCTTTTGTTATCGCTATTACTGATTCACCGATTTCTCCAATCACAGTGTATTCAAGTTTGATTTTACCTGTACAATTAAACGTGAAATCAACACTTGATGTGGCGCCAGCTGTACTATCCCTTACAAACAGTATAGTATCGACTATATCATTGGGAAATTCGGACAAGTTTCAAAAACGGGCGGAACTTTTTGATTCGATCAAAGGACACGACTTTTTTGCTTAA
- a CDS encoding glycine betaine ABC transporter substrate-binding protein produces the protein MDELAQQWVDENQEVVAKWTEGVDPVDGTPIELVSSLWNSELFTANVAKIVLAQQGYNITLTPLDPAILFESISTGDADASLSPWMPTTHGALYKEHEGEFIDLGPSYEGTKIGLAVPAYMEVDSLEDFQPAE, from the coding sequence ATGGATGAGTTAGCACAGCAGTGGGTAGATGAAAATCAAGAAGTAGTTGCAAAATGGACAGAAGGAGTAGATCCAGTAGATGGTACTCCAATAGAATTAGTTTCATCTCTTTGGAATTCAGAATTATTTACAGCAAACGTAGCTAAAATTGTATTGGCGCAACAAGGATACAACATTACACTTACTCCACTTGATCCAGCTATTTTGTTTGAATCAATTTCAACAGGTGATGCTGATGCTTCTCTTTCTCCATGGATGCCTACGACGCATGGTGCTTTATATAAGGAACATGAAGGTGAATTTATAGATCTAGGACCAAGCTATGAAGGTACCAAGATTGGATTAGCTGTACCAGCATATATGGAAGTTGATTCCCTTGAAGATTTTCAACCTGCA